Proteins encoded in a region of the Oscillatoria sp. FACHB-1407 genome:
- a CDS encoding adenylate/guanylate cyclase domain-containing protein — translation MSDPVLSLATLELKLRSLLPADLYAAVWAAPESNNLMKVFEHLRTLQRILQDYTPRQVSEDPPCPGKISYRWQEGTLLFTDLAGFTPLLEANAAVGEQGAAVLLSVLNRYFSEMIEIISKSGGDLLEFTGDAMLVQFLADPNRGDLAQAVRAGLRMQRAMSNFANIETAQGTFSLGMRVGIHAGRFLTADIGTPMRMVHVLLGRSVRRAKRAEGAGEVGRVCLTMETGDYPIGGATAHPLCDDFRLESLDENYMLVKDDFTADQLGEYDITLTRRRHATALLIDRSKEGLMTEINEVVKRVEPLASYFPVSILNLLVENAAQRRIPPDFPTPAVVFINLKGLPEAVDTASPEETEGIVASFSQVFAAINAAVQSRGGILQKVTYHSVGSDFLIYFGVFGNHFDDVTKAADTALAIRAIVANLQPPIVANQPLEVTCRMGFTLGSVFAAEIGEPRGRREFNILGDPVNTAARLMSYAAPNQILLTKEVYECIADRYYCEPLGEVVLKGKASSVPAFALTGAKKSD, via the coding sequence GTGTCTGATCCAGTTTTGTCTTTAGCCACTTTAGAACTAAAACTTCGTTCCCTATTACCAGCCGATCTCTACGCAGCGGTCTGGGCTGCTCCTGAATCTAACAATCTGATGAAAGTGTTTGAACACTTGCGGACTTTGCAGCGCATCCTGCAAGATTACACTCCTCGTCAGGTTTCAGAAGATCCCCCCTGCCCCGGCAAGATCAGTTATCGCTGGCAAGAGGGCACCCTGCTGTTTACCGATCTGGCCGGTTTCACGCCCCTATTAGAAGCGAATGCAGCGGTCGGTGAGCAAGGGGCGGCTGTTTTGCTGAGTGTGCTGAATCGCTACTTTTCGGAAATGATCGAGATCATCAGCAAATCGGGTGGAGATTTGTTGGAATTCACAGGGGATGCCATGTTGGTGCAGTTTTTGGCAGACCCAAATCGGGGCGATCTGGCGCAGGCTGTGCGAGCAGGATTGCGAATGCAACGGGCAATGAGCAACTTTGCCAATATTGAAACGGCTCAAGGCACCTTTTCGCTGGGAATGCGGGTTGGCATTCATGCCGGGCGATTTCTGACTGCCGATATTGGTACGCCAATGCGGATGGTGCATGTGTTATTGGGGCGATCGGTGCGCCGAGCAAAGCGGGCAGAGGGAGCCGGGGAAGTGGGTCGTGTGTGTTTAACGATGGAAACCGGGGATTACCCCATTGGGGGTGCAACCGCACATCCTCTATGCGACGACTTTCGGTTGGAATCGCTGGATGAAAACTACATGCTGGTCAAAGATGACTTCACGGCTGACCAACTGGGAGAGTATGACATCACACTCACTCGTCGTCGTCATGCAACTGCGTTGTTAATCGATCGCAGCAAAGAAGGGTTGATGACAGAAATTAACGAAGTCGTCAAACGAGTTGAGCCACTGGCGAGCTATTTCCCGGTGTCCATTCTCAATCTGCTGGTTGAAAATGCTGCTCAACGCCGCATTCCTCCTGACTTTCCTACCCCGGCTGTCGTATTTATTAACCTCAAGGGTTTGCCAGAAGCGGTGGATACGGCTTCTCCCGAAGAGACAGAAGGCATTGTTGCCAGTTTTTCCCAGGTATTTGCGGCTATCAATGCAGCCGTACAGAGCCGGGGAGGCATTCTGCAAAAAGTGACCTATCACTCCGTTGGCTCTGACTTTCTCATCTATTTCGGGGTCTTTGGCAATCACTTTGATGATGTGACCAAGGCGGCTGATACCGCCTTAGCGATTCGAGCGATTGTAGCTAATCTGCAACCACCCATCGTGGCAAATCAACCGTTGGAGGTGACCTGTCGCATGGGGTTTACTTTAGGTTCAGTGTTTGCGGCTGAAATTGGTGAACCGAGAGGTAGACGCGAATTCAATATTTTGGGTGACCCAGTCAACACAGCAGCGCGTTTGATGAGCTATGCGGCTCCTAACCAAATTCTGCTGACTAAAGAGGTGTATGAGTGTATTGCCGATCGCTACTACTGTGAACCGTTAGGGGAAGTTGTGCTCAAAGGGAAAGCGTCGTCTGTCCCTGCCTTTGCTCTAACAGGAGCGAAAAAGTCTGACTGA
- a CDS encoding pentapeptide repeat-containing protein, protein MNDLERCYRSLDLEPGASMEEVNQAYKDLVFIWHPDRIPRDNPRLQQKAQEKLKELNDARDRLRSHQRSNGSQSAQAKSQPKPSSQSASRGGYQPPNSSYRYYSGSQGSSQSHSYRQASSNQTSSGYGSSGYGSSGHSSSSHNSSNHNSSNHNSSNHNSSNHNSSNHNSSHHTSSNGSSGHSTSSQSTPNQQSQSKYYRYYSQSNFNPNYHKQTAADSSTHQSASKNASNGQSSHPHNSTHHTSSHQASDHHRASTHQSHHESSHQSSSKTHETHSQQSQSQQPHSQQSHSQQTHSQQTKQQNPDLSGADLSGANLRERDLSGRNLSHANLSNANLSDAFLHKVNLTHANLHKANLFRANLLQANLKNANLREANLIGADLSGADLSGADLSGARVGVTDRVMVKLTGAILKGAIMPDGKVHA, encoded by the coding sequence ATGAACGATTTAGAACGTTGTTACCGATCGCTAGACTTGGAGCCTGGAGCCTCAATGGAGGAGGTTAACCAGGCATATAAGGACTTGGTCTTTATCTGGCACCCTGACCGCATTCCGAGAGACAATCCCCGGTTGCAGCAAAAAGCACAGGAAAAGCTCAAGGAACTAAACGACGCACGCGATCGCCTGCGTTCTCATCAGCGTAGCAACGGCTCACAATCGGCTCAGGCAAAGAGCCAACCCAAGCCGTCATCTCAGAGCGCATCCCGTGGGGGATATCAGCCTCCCAATTCGAGTTATCGCTATTATTCAGGGAGCCAGGGCAGTTCTCAGTCCCACTCCTATCGGCAGGCTTCGTCTAACCAGACATCGTCGGGTTATGGTTCATCGGGTTACGGCTCATCAGGTCATAGCTCATCCAGCCACAATTCCTCGAACCACAATTCCTCGAACCACAATTCCTCGAACCACAACTCATCGAACCACAACTCGTCGAACCACAACTCATCGCATCACACCTCCAGTAACGGCTCATCGGGGCACTCCACCTCCAGCCAATCAACACCCAATCAACAGAGCCAGTCCAAATACTACCGCTACTACAGTCAGTCCAACTTCAACCCCAACTATCACAAGCAAACGGCTGCTGACTCGTCTACCCATCAGTCAGCGTCTAAAAACGCCTCAAACGGGCAATCCAGTCATCCCCACAACTCAACTCACCACACTTCATCTCATCAGGCATCCGATCACCATCGCGCCTCTACCCACCAGTCTCATCACGAATCATCTCACCAGTCTTCTTCAAAGACTCACGAGACTCATTCGCAACAAAGCCAATCGCAGCAGCCCCATTCACAACAAAGCCATTCACAACAGACTCATTCACAACAGACCAAGCAACAAAACCCCGATTTGAGCGGCGCAGACTTGAGTGGAGCTAATCTGCGGGAGCGAGATCTATCGGGCAGAAACTTGAGCCACGCCAATTTGAGTAATGCCAACTTGAGTGACGCTTTTTTGCATAAGGTCAATTTGACGCATGCAAATTTGCATAAAGCGAATTTGTTTAGAGCTAATCTGCTACAAGCCAATCTCAAGAACGCAAATCTACGTGAAGCCAATTTAATCGGCGCAGACCTGAGTGGAGCCGACCTGAGTGGAGCCGACCTGAGTGGTGCTCGTGTGGGTGTGACCGATCGCGTCATGGTCAAGTTGACGGGAGCAATCCTCAAAGGCGCGATCATGCCCGATGGCAAGGTTCATGCTTAA